The following are from one region of the Streptomyces rubrogriseus genome:
- a CDS encoding GMC family oxidoreductase — protein sequence MPETTHVYDYVVIGGGTAGSVIASRLTENPDVTVAVIEGGPSDVGRDDVLTLRRWMGLLGGELDYDYPTTEQPRGNSHIRHSRARVLGGCSSHNTLIAFKPLPSDWDEWEAAGAKGWGAVQMEAYFARLKNNIVPVDEKDRNAIARDFVDSAQQTLQVPRIEGFNKKPFTEGVGFFDLAYHPENNKRSSASVAYLHPVMDERPNLTLMLETWAYRLELDGARAEGVHVRTKDGEEILVKARNEVVLCAGAVDSPRLLLHSGIGPREDLEALGIPVALDLPGVGENLLDHPESVIVWETNGPIPDNSAMDSDAGLFVRRDPEHAGPDLMFHFYQIPFTDNPERLGYQRPEFGVSMTPNIPKPKSRGRLYLTSADPSEKPALDFRYFTDGDDYDGRTLVDGIRIAREIAASQPLAGWLKREVCPGPDVTGDEELSEYARKVAHTVYHPAGTCRMGAATDEQAVVDPELRIRGLEGIRIADASVFPTMPAVNPMIGVLMVGERAVELIGGDAR from the coding sequence ATGCCAGAAACCACTCACGTCTACGACTACGTCGTCATCGGCGGCGGTACGGCAGGCTCCGTGATCGCCTCCCGCCTCACCGAGAACCCGGACGTCACCGTCGCCGTCATCGAAGGCGGGCCGAGCGACGTCGGCCGCGACGACGTGCTGACCCTGCGCCGCTGGATGGGCCTGCTCGGCGGCGAGCTGGACTACGACTACCCCACCACCGAGCAGCCGCGCGGCAATTCGCACATCCGGCACAGCCGCGCCCGCGTCCTCGGCGGCTGCTCCTCGCACAACACCCTCATCGCCTTCAAGCCGCTGCCGTCCGACTGGGACGAGTGGGAGGCGGCCGGCGCCAAGGGCTGGGGCGCGGTCCAGATGGAGGCCTACTTCGCCCGGCTGAAGAACAACATCGTCCCGGTCGACGAGAAGGACCGGAACGCCATCGCCCGCGACTTCGTCGACTCCGCGCAGCAGACGCTTCAGGTCCCCCGGATCGAGGGCTTCAACAAGAAGCCGTTCACCGAGGGCGTCGGCTTCTTCGACCTCGCCTACCACCCCGAGAACAACAAGCGCTCCTCGGCGTCGGTGGCCTACCTGCACCCCGTGATGGACGAGCGCCCCAACCTCACGCTGATGCTGGAGACCTGGGCGTACCGGCTCGAACTCGACGGCGCCCGCGCCGAGGGCGTCCACGTCCGCACCAAGGACGGCGAGGAGATCCTGGTCAAGGCGCGGAACGAGGTGGTCCTCTGCGCCGGCGCCGTCGACTCCCCGCGCCTGCTGCTGCACTCCGGCATCGGCCCCCGCGAAGACCTCGAAGCCCTCGGCATACCCGTGGCGCTCGACCTGCCCGGCGTCGGCGAGAACCTGCTCGACCACCCCGAGTCGGTGATCGTGTGGGAGACCAACGGGCCCATCCCGGACAACTCCGCGATGGACTCCGACGCCGGTCTGTTCGTGCGCCGCGACCCCGAACACGCGGGCCCCGACCTGATGTTCCACTTCTACCAGATTCCGTTCACGGACAATCCGGAGCGACTCGGCTACCAGCGCCCCGAGTTCGGCGTCTCCATGACCCCGAACATCCCCAAGCCGAAGTCCCGCGGCCGCCTCTACCTCACCAGCGCCGACCCGTCCGAGAAGCCGGCCCTGGACTTCCGGTACTTCACCGACGGCGACGACTACGACGGCCGCACCCTCGTCGACGGCATCAGGATCGCCCGCGAGATCGCCGCGTCCCAGCCGCTGGCCGGCTGGCTCAAGCGCGAGGTCTGCCCCGGCCCGGACGTCACCGGCGACGAGGAGCTGAGCGAGTACGCCCGCAAGGTCGCCCACACCGTCTACCACCCGGCGGGCACCTGCCGCATGGGCGCCGCCACCGACGAGCAGGCCGTCGTCGACCCGGAGCTGCGTATCCGCGGCCTTGAGGGCATCCGCATCGCCGACGCCTCCGTCTTCCCGACCATGCCCGCCGTCAACCCGATGATCGGCGTCCTCATGGTCGGCGAGCGCGCCGTCGAGCTGATCGGCGGTGACGCCCGATGA
- a CDS encoding malate dehydrogenase, producing the protein MTRTPVNVTVTGAAGQIGYALLFRIASGQLLGADVPVKLRLLEITPALKAAEGTAMELDDCAFPLLQGIEITDDPNVAFDGANVALLVGARPRTKGMERGDLLEANGGIFKPQGKAINDHAADDIKVLVVGNPANTNALIAQAAAPDVPAERFTAMTRLDHNRALTQLAKKTGSTVADIKRLTIWGNHSATQYPDIFHATVAGKNAAETVNDEKWLADEFIPTVAKRGAAIIEARGASSAASAANAAIDHVYTWVNGTAEGDWTSMGIPSDGSYGVPEGIISSFPVTTKDGSYEIVQGLDINEFSRARIDASVKELSEEREAVRGLGLI; encoded by the coding sequence ATGACTCGCACTCCCGTGAACGTCACCGTCACCGGCGCGGCCGGCCAGATCGGTTACGCCCTGCTCTTCCGCATCGCCTCCGGCCAGCTGCTCGGCGCGGACGTGCCGGTCAAGCTGCGCCTCCTGGAGATCACTCCGGCGCTCAAGGCCGCCGAGGGCACCGCGATGGAGCTGGACGACTGCGCGTTCCCGCTGCTCCAGGGCATCGAGATCACCGACGACCCGAACGTGGCCTTCGACGGCGCCAACGTCGCCCTCCTGGTCGGCGCCCGCCCCCGCACCAAGGGCATGGAGCGCGGCGACCTCCTGGAGGCCAACGGCGGCATCTTCAAGCCGCAGGGCAAGGCCATCAACGACCACGCCGCGGACGACATCAAGGTCCTCGTCGTCGGCAACCCGGCCAACACCAACGCCCTGATCGCCCAGGCCGCCGCCCCGGACGTACCGGCCGAGCGCTTCACCGCGATGACCCGGCTGGACCACAACCGCGCGCTGACCCAGCTCGCGAAGAAGACCGGCTCGACGGTCGCCGACATCAAGCGCCTGACCATCTGGGGCAACCACTCCGCCACCCAGTACCCGGACATCTTCCACGCCACCGTCGCGGGCAAGAACGCCGCCGAGACCGTCAACGACGAGAAGTGGCTGGCCGACGAGTTCATCCCGACCGTCGCCAAGCGCGGCGCCGCCATCATCGAGGCCCGCGGCGCGTCCTCGGCCGCCTCCGCCGCCAACGCCGCCATCGACCACGTGTACACGTGGGTCAACGGCACCGCCGAGGGCGACTGGACCTCCATGGGCATCCCGTCGGACGGCTCCTACGGCGTCCCCGAGGGCATCATCTCCTCCTTCCCGGTCACCACGAAGGACGGTTCGTACGAGATCGTCCAGGGCCTGGACATCAACGAGTTCTCCCGCGCCCGCATCGACGCCTCCGTCAAGGAGCTGTCGGAGGAGCGCGAGGCGGTCCGCGGTCTCGGCCTCATCTGA
- a CDS encoding aldehyde dehydrogenase family protein: protein MANSTHTPAERAHRTIHAGGEWLAASSGATREILDPADAVAFAVVAEGDEKDTDLAVAAARRAFDAGDWPHTPVAERAALLRRVADLLVRDRETLGLLESRDAGKTVEEGRVDIDCVADAFRYFADLVAGEAPGRVVDAGSPDIHSVVVHEPVGVCAMITPWNYPLLQASWKIAPALAAGNTFVIKPSEITPLTTVALIDLLVEAGLPTGVANIVTGPGHTVGARLAEHPDVDLVSFTGGLTSGIKVAQAAAVTVKKVALELGGKNPNVVFADACETEEGFDTAVDQALNAAFIHSGQVCSAGGRLIVEESVRERFVAELARRAAKIRLGRGTEEGVECGPMVSAQQRAKTEDYVASALAEGAELRCGGRRPEPSPQRPESGYFYEPTVLDHCHREMRVVREEVFGPVLTVETFRTEDEAVALANDTEYGLAGAVWTADAGRARRVAGRLRHGTVWINDFHPYLPQAEWGGFGKSGVGRELGPAGLAEYRESKHVYQNLAPKPVRWFSG, encoded by the coding sequence ATGGCGAACAGCACGCACACTCCGGCGGAGCGGGCGCACCGGACCATCCACGCGGGAGGCGAGTGGCTCGCGGCGTCCTCCGGCGCCACGCGCGAGATCCTCGACCCCGCGGACGCCGTGGCGTTCGCCGTGGTCGCGGAGGGCGACGAGAAGGACACCGACCTCGCGGTGGCCGCCGCCCGCCGCGCCTTCGACGCGGGCGACTGGCCGCACACCCCGGTCGCCGAGCGCGCCGCCCTGCTGCGCCGCGTCGCCGACCTCCTCGTGCGCGACCGCGAGACGCTCGGCCTGCTGGAGAGCCGCGACGCGGGCAAGACCGTCGAGGAGGGGCGCGTCGACATCGACTGCGTCGCCGACGCCTTCCGCTACTTCGCCGACCTGGTCGCGGGCGAGGCCCCCGGCCGCGTCGTCGACGCGGGCTCGCCCGACATCCACAGCGTCGTCGTGCACGAGCCGGTCGGCGTCTGCGCCATGATCACGCCCTGGAACTACCCGCTCCTCCAGGCCAGTTGGAAGATCGCCCCGGCGCTCGCCGCAGGCAACACCTTCGTGATCAAGCCCAGCGAGATCACCCCGCTCACCACGGTCGCCCTGATCGACCTGCTCGTCGAGGCCGGCCTCCCCACCGGCGTCGCGAACATCGTCACCGGCCCCGGCCACACCGTCGGCGCCCGGCTCGCCGAGCACCCCGACGTCGACCTGGTCTCCTTCACCGGCGGCCTGACCAGCGGCATCAAGGTCGCCCAGGCCGCCGCCGTCACCGTCAAGAAGGTCGCCCTCGAACTCGGCGGCAAGAACCCCAACGTGGTCTTCGCCGACGCCTGCGAGACCGAGGAGGGCTTCGACACCGCCGTCGACCAGGCCCTCAACGCCGCCTTCATCCACAGCGGGCAGGTCTGCTCCGCCGGCGGCCGCCTCATCGTCGAGGAGTCGGTGCGCGAACGCTTCGTCGCCGAACTCGCCCGCCGCGCGGCGAAGATCCGCCTCGGCCGCGGCACCGAGGAGGGCGTCGAGTGCGGCCCGATGGTCTCCGCGCAGCAGCGCGCCAAGACCGAGGACTACGTCGCCTCCGCCCTCGCCGAGGGCGCCGAACTCCGCTGCGGCGGCCGCCGTCCCGAGCCGTCCCCCCAGCGGCCCGAGTCCGGCTACTTCTACGAGCCGACCGTCCTCGACCACTGCCACCGCGAGATGCGGGTCGTACGGGAGGAGGTCTTCGGACCGGTCCTCACCGTCGAGACCTTCCGGACCGAGGACGAGGCCGTAGCCCTCGCCAACGACACCGAGTACGGTCTGGCCGGTGCCGTCTGGACCGCCGACGCGGGACGGGCCCGCCGGGTCGCGGGCCGGCTGCGGCACGGCACCGTGTGGATCAACGACTTCCACCCCTACCTGCCGCAGGCGGAGTGGGGCGGCTTCGGCAAGAGCGGCGTGGGCCGCGAACTGGGCCCCGCGGGCCTCGCCGAGTACCGCGAGAGCAAGCACGTCTACCAGAACCTGGCGCCGAAGCCCGTCCGCTGGTTCTCCGGCTGA